CATTTCCACCAAGGACCACCGCTATAGGAATGCTAGCTGGCGCGATGGGCCTCCCCGAAGAGGGATTCAAAAAGCTGCTCAAAGAGCTTCGTTACGGGGTTATCATTGAGGACCCTGGTTCAAGGGTCGAGGAAAAGGCCGCGATATTCAAGAGCGCAAACTCCCCACTGTACCCAATAACGAAGACCCTCTTCCACATGCCGAAGTACAGAATGTTCTTCGCGGGGGACGAGGGGACGATAGAGAAAGCCCATGACGCACTCTTAGACCCTGTTTTCACACCATATCTCGGGGACAGCGAAAGCGTGGTCTACCCCGCGAGGAAGGACTACGTCCGCATGGTCGATGTCGGAAAGGGGGAAGAATCAACGCTCAGGAGCGTCATCCCAGGGGAGGCATACGAGAGAGGCGCTAGGTTCATCCTAATGAGAAAGAACAACCTCTTTCCGAGGGAGTACAGGATGCCCGTGGACTTTGTTTACAGGGGAAAGGCAAGGAGGGCCATCTATAGAAAGGTGGTGGCCTTTGCAGGGGGCTTCGTGGAACTGGCCAATCCGGTGAAGGTGCTACTCTTCGAAGGAGAACCGGTTTTTGTCTTTTGATTATCTATTTTTACCATGTTCTAGCCCTCTTTCCAGATTCACAGCTTTAGAACCGGTTTTTAACCTTAATCCAAACGTAAGGGCATTTTCTTTTTTTGTCTACCCCGAGAGTGGTAACACCAGGGAGAATGTACCCATTTAACATTAACGGAAGGAAAGCAGCCCAAGGGAGGTGTACCCCCATTAGAAGCGAGCTTAGATGGTGACAAACGTCTTAAATGCCTTTAATTCATTTTTGAGGGTATTATACCAAACAGAATCCTGAGATCATGATTTCGATATCTTAAAAAACCGAAACCGGGTAGATCCATTGTTAGTCAACAAAATAAACTGTCCAACGCCCCACTTGATTTTTGTTCCACATTTATAAATAACTTGCAGTGCTACGGGTTCCCGGGAAAAGTCTTAAATATAAGCTCAAACAGTACTTTATGTGTAAATCAAAGGAAAAAGAGTGAGAGTTTCCGTAGAACATGGTTGTGTGGAAAGTACTTTTTTTGCCACTTATCATTTTGGATTTAGTGGCGACATGTTTCCGTAGAACATGGTTGTGTGGAAAGACAGAGAATGCAATCTTCATTCGCCTGCTGGATAAGGTTTCCGTAGAACATGGTTGTGTGGAAAGAAATGCCCTCCAGCCCCAGTGCGAGGATTGAATACTCGTTTCCGTAGAACATGGTTGTGTGGAAAGGACCGAACGGCTGGCTGGGGGGAAGTTTTCTGAACTATGTTTCCGTAGAACATGGTTGTGTGGAAAGGCATTTCCAGCACTGCCTCTCCGTCTTGGCTCCTAAACGTTTCCGTAGAACATGGTTGTGTGGAAAGTATATGTTGTTGTCGTTGTTCTTTTCTGGGGTGGTATGTTTCCGTAGAACATGGTTGTGTGGAAAGCTCAATACAATACAATACAATACAATAATGATAATGGTTTCCGTAGAACATGGTTGTGTGGAAAGTCAGCACTACCACTATCCGCCGCAAGCCAAGTCGTGCGTTTCCGTAGAACATGGTTGTGTGGAAAGACAAAATATTCGGGAATGGCGGGGCACATTATACCGGGGTTTCCGTAGAACATGGTTGTGTGGAAAGAGAGCCTGCAAAATCATAGCTTCCGTATAGTCCTGAACGTTTCCGTAGAACATGGTTGTGTGGAAAGAGAGTCATTGGCATCACCCTCGCAGGAATCTTCTAAGTTTCCGTAGAACATGGTTGTGTGGAAAGGCGTGAAACTTCGCCAGTGGCTCGATCACTCGCGCCTCGTTTCCGTAGAACATGGTTGTGTGGAAAGAACTCATCGAGGAGCGCATCTTCCACCGCCTCCTTTATGTTTCCGTAGAACATGGTTGTGTGGAAAGATTCTCAATGGTTCTGAGCTGATTCTCCCTGACGGTTTCCGTAGAACATGGTTGTGTGGAAAGGGGCTCTCCCTTGGTGAAATCATAGAAGTTGCACTAGGTTTCCGTAGAACATGGTTGTGTGGAAAGTTTTCAGAAACATCGGCTTCAAAAAAAACATTATATACGTTTCCGTAGAACATGGTTGTGTGGAAAGGACATGCTTGACCCTTACATGCCTCAAATGTAAGGTTTCCGTAGAACATGGTTGTGTGGAAAGTGAGAGCACTACTTGGATAGCGGCCGACAACGGGGACGTTTCCGTAGAACATGGTTGTGTGGAAAGGCTCATTCTGCCAGACCTCGCGGTAGGCATCAACTTGTTTCCGTAGAACATGGTTGTGTGGAAAGCACAGACCGACGCGGTTCAGGAGTACCTCAACTGGCGTTTCCGTAGAACATGGTTGTGTGGAAAGTAGCACTCATGCCAAAAGAGTTCGCCAACTACCTTTGTTTCCGTAGAACATGGTTGTGTGGAAAGACGACCTTAGACCCTGGAGGATCTCATCCCAGGATGATGTTTCCGTAGAACATGGTTGTGTGGAAAGCTGGATAATGGTTTCTGATTTCTAATCTTTTTTCGGTTTCCGTAGAACATGGTTGTGTGGAAAGAAGTGTCCACCTGCTCCAGTCCTCGGATTGAACACCTGGTTTCCGTAGAACATGGTTGTGTGGAAAGTGGTCATACACTATCAGAGAGTCCTTTAGGTCAGGTGTCTATGTCGGACACAACTATCCAAAGCATGGTTGTGTGGAAAGACTTATATAGTATGAATATATTGTTTCCGTAGAACATGGTTGTGTGGAAAGAACTGCACAAAAACCGGTATTCTGGGACGTGTTCTTTTGGTTTCCGTAGAACATGGTTGTGTGGAAAGTGGTCATACACTATCACTGGTATGCCCAGTTCACTGGTTTCCGTAGAACATGGTTGTGTGGAAAGCTGCTCACTCCTCCTCGGAGCGAGCATTATAATGGGTGTTTCCGTAGAACATGGTTGTGTGGAAAGACGTCCTGAACAAGTGTGAGCATTGATGTATAATTGTGCGTTTCCGTAGAACATGGTTGTGTGGAAAGTGTCTAAGGTCCTTCGTCATAATATGACGCCAGGACGTTTCCGTAGAACATGGTTGTGTGGAAAGCAGGTGATCTGGCTGTTTTTTGGGGCTGCCTTTGCTATTTCGCGTTTCCGTAGAACATGGTTGTGTGGAAAGAAGAATAGCCTCCCGAATGCTCGTCCGCAACCAGCGTCCAGTTTCCGTAGAACATGGTTGTGTGGAAAGAAGATAGCCTTTGCATCACGTAATGCCTTTCTGAACTCGTTTCCGTAGAACATGGTTGTGTGGAAAGCTCAGAGAGTCCTTTGGAAATCCTGCTGCCCGAGGAGTTTCCGTAGAACATGGTTGTGTGGAAAGACTAGACCGTCGACGGTGGAAACTTTCAAAAAGCGCTGTTTCCGTAGAACATGGTTGTGTGGAAAGAAGAAGGTTGAGTTTTACGATGAGCAGGGACAGCTTTTGGGTTTCCGTAGAACATGGTTGTGTGGAAAGTTGATGTCCTCACCGATCGAAGTTGCGGGGGATCCTAGGAGTTTCCGTAGAACATGGTTGTGTGGAAAGAAGTCGCCGTCCCCGAAAACTGGGCGGTCTTCAAAGGAAAGTTTCCGTAGAACATGGTTGTGTGGAAAGTTGCCCCTGTATGCTGTCCTCCCAAGCCCCTACACACTGTGTTTCCGTAGAACATGGTTGTGTGGAAAGTACCTGCTTTCTGCCCTTTTACCCAGCCAGACTACCAGTTTCCGTAGAACATGGTTGTGTGGAAAGGCATAAGCTAGATAGCCCATAGAGGAGTATTCCAACGGTTTCCGTAGAACATGGTTGTGTGGAAAGGCTGTGATAACTACCGTGTCCCCCGTCACGTTGTAACGTTTCCGTAGAACATGGTTGTGTGGAAAGCGAAAGTTTGAATTCCTCGCTTGGGGTATTATGTGGATTTCCGTAGAACGCAGTCGTGCGGTGATGCTATGAAACGGCCCGTGTACATAACCCAGATGGGGGTGCTTGAGAGGAGGGGCAACACCCTCTTCCTTGAGAACGAGAACGGAAAAAAGGCGATACCCATAAACTCGACCAGCGAAATCCATTGCTTTAAGCCGGTGAGTCTCACCAGCGGGGCCATGAAGCTCCTGTCGGAGAAAAACGTGCCCGCCCACTTCTACAACAAGTACGGCTATTATAGAGGTTCCTACATGCCGATCGAGGGGCAAATAAGCGGGACCGTCGTTATAAAACAGGCCAAGCACTACCTCGACCCCGAAAAGAGGCTTTACATAGCGGAGCAGTTTCTGGAGGGCATAAAAGCCTCGATGGTGGCCCTTCTCAAATCTCAGAGGGCGGACTACAAAAGCATAGCAGAGATTGAAGTGGAGGGAACCACCCCGGTGGAGCTTATGGGGATTGAGAGCCAGCTCTGGAGGGAGTTCTACGGGATATACGCAACCCTCCTGAAGCACTTTGAGTTCAATGAGAGGAACCGCAGGCCACCGCGGGACGAGGTGAACGCCCTGATAAGCCTCGGAAACTCCGTTCTGTATACCGTAACACTCTCTGAGATTCGTAAGACTTACCTCCACCCTGCCGTCAGCTTCCTGCACGAGCCCCTCGAGAGGCGCTATTCACTGGCCCTCGATATAGCGGACATCTTCAAGCCCATAACCGTCTTCAGGGTCATCCTCAGGCTCGTGAACAGGCGACAGATAAGGGAGGAACACTTTGAAAGGGACGTTGGAGTGATGCTCAACAGAGAGGGCCTCAAAACGTTCCTAAGCGAGCTAAACGGCGAGCTGGGCAAGAAGATTCTCCATCCAAGGCTCAAGAGAAAGACCTCAGTGCGCTATTTAATCCGGCTCGAGGGATATTCCCTCGTCAGGCACTTCCTCGGGGACAGGGAGTACAGATCCCTGCGGGCGTGGTGGTGATGTACGTCATCGTGGTTTATGATGTGGACGTTAAGCGCGTTGCGAAGGTGCACCGCTTCCTGAGAACCCACCTCCACTGGCGTCAGAACAGCGTCTTCGAGGGAGAAGTCAGCAGAGCACAGCTTTACGAAATAAAAAGGACACTCGAGGGCCTCATCGATGGGGAGGACTCCGTACTGATTTACGAGCTTCCGAACGATAGCTTCAACCTCCACGTCATCGGCGTGGACAAAAGCCCGGTGGGGGATGTAATTTGAGGATAACGGGCGTTATGATTCAATACTACTTCACATGCAAGAGGGAGCTGTGGTTCTTCTCAAGGGGACTTCAGTTTGACTTTGAGAACGAGGACATGCTGATCGGCAGGGTTATCCATCAAGAGTCCTACGACAGGGAGTGGAAGGAGGTCATGCTTGGAGATGTCAAGCTCGACGTCGTTGTCAAGCGAGGGGGCGTTGAGGTTGTTGAGGTCAAAAAGAGTTCAAAGCTGGAAAAACCCGCCAGGTGGCAGCTGAAGTACTACCTCTACCTCCTAAAGAAGGCCGGTACAGATGCGAAGGGCGTAATTGCATACCCTGAAGAGGGCAGGAGAGAGGAGGTGGTCCTTTCCGATGAGGACATAGTTGTCCTGGAGGAGGCTATTAAGGATATCGAAAGGGTTATATCCCTTGATGTCCCTCCAAAAGCTGAGAAGAAACCGTACTGCAAAAAATGCGCCTACAGAGATTTCTGCTGGGTGTGAGGTATGGAGTGGGGGGAACTGATAGAACTCATGAAGAGAAAGAAAGCGAAGCCGGATAGGAGCCTCTACGAGCACTCCAATGGTGTGAAAGCAACGGCATCTATGCTTCTTCGGCGGATACCCCACGATAAAAGGCTGGACGACTGCCTGGTTATGCACGCTTTTCTCCATGACGTCGGGAAGCTCGACGACAGGTTCCAGGCAAAACTGGACGGCAAACTGAAACGGGCCCCACCCCACGCCTATCTCGGCCTGGAGCTGGCCAGCCGCTTTCTGGATTGCGAGGAGCCGTACAGGACGATAGCACTGGTTTCGATACTCACACATCACTCGGATCTTTATGTGAGTTTATACCGAAACGAGATATCGAAAGGGGAAGCGCTGGTAGTTGACGGAACTACGATCTCCGAACCGGCCCGTTTTGTTAAGAGGCTACGGAACACTGTCACAAAGGGGTTCCTCGAAGATGAGTACGGGATGGATTCCGTCGAGATAAGGGCCATTTACACCCTATTCAACGGCCTCCTGAGGGTCTCCGACTGGCTGGACAGTGCCAGACTTTCCGCGGACTCGTATCACCTCAGAGACGGGAACACCGTTCGGGAGAGTGTGATAACGTATCTATCGCGTAAGGGGTTCTCCCTCAGACCCTACCAGTCTGCAGTTCTCGGAAGGGGAGGCGGCTACTTCAGGCTCCCGACGGGAGACGGAAAGACGGAAACGAGCCTTCTGGCCACGCCCGAGGGCGCCGCCAAGGTTATCTATTCCCTCCCCACGATAACCACCACCGAAGCCATGAGGGGGCGATTTGAGACAGCTTTTGGAACCGATATGGTGTCCTTCGCCCACAGCATGCTCTTCCTCAGCCTCTACCGCAGGGGAGCGCTCGACGAGAAGCTGCTTCACCGCTACGCCATGAAGCCCATATTCGTATCGACCGTTGACCAAATCCTTCTGGCTTTCCTGAACTATCCCCGCTTTCCGGTGAGGGAGTTCGCGCTCAGGGGCGCCCACTGGATAATCGACGAGATTCACGCTTATACACCATTCACACTTTCGCTTATACTCGACGCCATCGAATACGCCAAGAACCACCTTGGAACTCATGTAACGGTCATGTCAGCCACCCTTCCAACTCCCCTCGCCGGAGAACTCGAGAAGAGGGGACTCAAGCCGCTCCTCCCGTTTGATACCATCGCGGACAGATACCGCTCCAGAAAGAGGGTGGAGGTGAACGTGGAAGGGGAACCCCTGGAGAACGCGGTGGGAGACATCAAAAAAGAGAGGGGGAAGGTGCTGGTCGTTGCAAACACTGTAACGAGGGCCAGAAGGCTCTACGAGGAGCTGGAGAAGGAGCTTGGGAAGGACAAAGTGCACCTCTTCCACTCCCGTTTCATCAACAGGGACAAGGAGAAGAAGATGAAGCTGGTGGAGGGGATAGAAAGCGGAGTGCTGGTTGCCACTCAGGTGGTCGAGGTTTCCCTGGACATAGACTACGACGTTATGTATACTGAAGTAGCCCCCATCGATGCCCTCATTCAGCGCTTTGGAAGGGTTAACAGGAGGGGAAGAAAGAAGGGAAGGGTCCACATCTTCGAGCCGGAGGGGAAGCGGAAGCACCTGCCCTACGACAAAGACGCCTTCAACGCGAGCCTTAACCTCCTGGGAGAACTGTCCGGCATTACAAACGAACTCGACCTCCTGAGGATCAACGACCAGTTCTACTTCAGCATCTGGGAAAAATACGAGAGAGGGATTGACGAGCATCCCCTGCTCAGGACCCTGAAGACGGTGACGCGCTGGAAGGGAAGCGAAGGGTGGCTGACCACGAGAGACACCTTCGTGAGCCTGCCGGCGGTTCCAAAACCGTATCTGGACAGGGCGATAGAGTTGGCCTCAGAATGGGAGAACCTGAGTGAGAGGGAGCGCCTGGAGGCGACGGTCTACGTCATAGAACACACCCTAAACGTCCCCATCTGGGTGCTTAACGAGGCCAAAGTCTACAACGAGGACCTCTACAACCGGTTCGGCGTCTTTGGAGTGAATATGGACTACGACTACACTGTCGGTCTGAAGGAGGAGAAACCCGGAATGGTGATGTTCTGAATTCCCCTTATTTCTCTTTGTATTTTCAGCACGGCATCAACTCTGGCTTATTACTCTGGAAAACCGGAGAGTACAGCAGTAGGAAGAGGTTATATATCACCCCGCTCATTAGATTTTAATGATGGGAATGCTGAAAGCTCCACGTGTTCGAGAAGGTGTGAGGTATGGATGAGGACGTCGAGAGAATAAGGGATGAGTGCAATGACGTTATTGACTGCATTATAAGGAAGATAATGGAGACCTTCAACTGCAGCGAGGAGGAGGCGTGGATACTCCTCTACGGCATACTTGAGGAGGACTGAGTCACTTCTTCACTCCAACCTCCGCGTAAACCCCGAAGTGGTCGCTTAAGCCCGGATCCGTCAGTATTCTCCTTGCCGAGAGCACCTGGAGGCCCTTAACAAAGATGTAGTCTATCCTCATCTTTGGTTCTTTCGCCGGGAACGTGTAACCGGAATCGTCGTTGAGGGCGCGATAGGCATCTATAAAGCCCCTCTCCCTCAGGAGTTCAAGGGCAGGGGAGTCCTCGGTGTCGTTGAAGTCTCCCGCAAGGATTATCGCGGCATTCTTCGAGTTTAACCTCTCCAGTGCCTCAAGGAGCCTCTCCACCTGGAACTTCCTCACCAGGAGGTTCTCGTGGTGATCGAGGTGGACGGAGGCAAAAACGATGGGCTTCCCTTCTATCCCCACCTCCACTATCGCGGCCTTCCTCGGAAGAAGCGGTGGAATTAGAATGTCGTTCAAATCCACTGCCCACCTGTTTATGAACGGGTGCCTTGAGAGAACTGCAACTCCCTCCGGGTATTTCCCGTAGAAGAGGTGTGTCTCGACGAAGTGGTCGTAATACCTCTCCCCCGTTTTTGCTTCGAGGAGTTCTGCGAGGTTCTCGGCCGTGCTTCTTCCGTTATCCACTATTACCTCCTGGAGGGCGCAGAGATCGGGACGGAAGCGCGCGAGTTTCCATGCTATCTTATCAAAGCGCGTCTCGTCGTTCTCCCGCTTTCCATGGAGGTTGA
This window of the Thermococcus siculi genome carries:
- a CDS encoding endonuclease/exonuclease/phosphatase family protein; this translates as MAGTERIAVCTFNLHGKRENDETRFDKIAWKLARFRPDLCALQEVIVDNGRSTAENLAELLEAKTGERYYDHFVETHLFYGKYPEGVAVLSRHPFINRWAVDLNDILIPPLLPRKAAIVEVGIEGKPIVFASVHLDHHENLLVRKFQVERLLEALERLNSKNAAIILAGDFNDTEDSPALELLRERGFIDAYRALNDDSGYTFPAKEPKMRIDYIFVKGLQVLSARRILTDPGLSDHFGVYAEVGVKK
- the cas1b gene encoding type I-B CRISPR-associated endonuclease Cas1b, whose translation is MKRPVYITQMGVLERRGNTLFLENENGKKAIPINSTSEIHCFKPVSLTSGAMKLLSEKNVPAHFYNKYGYYRGSYMPIEGQISGTVVIKQAKHYLDPEKRLYIAEQFLEGIKASMVALLKSQRADYKSIAEIEVEGTTPVELMGIESQLWREFYGIYATLLKHFEFNERNRRPPRDEVNALISLGNSVLYTVTLSEIRKTYLHPAVSFLHEPLERRYSLALDIADIFKPITVFRVILRLVNRRQIREEHFERDVGVMLNREGLKTFLSELNGELGKKILHPRLKRKTSVRYLIRLEGYSLVRHFLGDREYRSLRAWW
- the cas5 gene encoding CRISPR-associated protein Cas5; amino-acid sequence: MLGLVVEVRPLQAHFRVPYNSLLLDSYPFPPRTTAIGMLAGAMGLPEEGFKKLLKELRYGVIIEDPGSRVEEKAAIFKSANSPLYPITKTLFHMPKYRMFFAGDEGTIEKAHDALLDPVFTPYLGDSESVVYPARKDYVRMVDVGKGEESTLRSVIPGEAYERGARFILMRKNNLFPREYRMPVDFVYRGKARRAIYRKVVAFAGGFVELANPVKVLLFEGEPVFVF
- a CDS encoding CRISPR-associated helicase/endonuclease Cas3, with translation MEWGELIELMKRKKAKPDRSLYEHSNGVKATASMLLRRIPHDKRLDDCLVMHAFLHDVGKLDDRFQAKLDGKLKRAPPHAYLGLELASRFLDCEEPYRTIALVSILTHHSDLYVSLYRNEISKGEALVVDGTTISEPARFVKRLRNTVTKGFLEDEYGMDSVEIRAIYTLFNGLLRVSDWLDSARLSADSYHLRDGNTVRESVITYLSRKGFSLRPYQSAVLGRGGGYFRLPTGDGKTETSLLATPEGAAKVIYSLPTITTTEAMRGRFETAFGTDMVSFAHSMLFLSLYRRGALDEKLLHRYAMKPIFVSTVDQILLAFLNYPRFPVREFALRGAHWIIDEIHAYTPFTLSLILDAIEYAKNHLGTHVTVMSATLPTPLAGELEKRGLKPLLPFDTIADRYRSRKRVEVNVEGEPLENAVGDIKKERGKVLVVANTVTRARRLYEELEKELGKDKVHLFHSRFINRDKEKKMKLVEGIESGVLVATQVVEVSLDIDYDVMYTEVAPIDALIQRFGRVNRRGRKKGRVHIFEPEGKRKHLPYDKDAFNASLNLLGELSGITNELDLLRINDQFYFSIWEKYERGIDEHPLLRTLKTVTRWKGSEGWLTTRDTFVSLPAVPKPYLDRAIELASEWENLSERERLEATVYVIEHTLNVPIWVLNEAKVYNEDLYNRFGVFGVNMDYDYTVGLKEEKPGMVMF
- the cas4 gene encoding CRISPR-associated protein Cas4; protein product: MRITGVMIQYYFTCKRELWFFSRGLQFDFENEDMLIGRVIHQESYDREWKEVMLGDVKLDVVVKRGGVEVVEVKKSSKLEKPARWQLKYYLYLLKKAGTDAKGVIAYPEEGRREEVVLSDEDIVVLEEAIKDIERVISLDVPPKAEKKPYCKKCAYRDFCWV
- the cas2 gene encoding CRISPR-associated endonuclease Cas2; translated protein: MYVIVVYDVDVKRVAKVHRFLRTHLHWRQNSVFEGEVSRAQLYEIKRTLEGLIDGEDSVLIYELPNDSFNLHVIGVDKSPVGDVI